The following proteins are co-located in the Bacteroidales bacterium genome:
- the topA gene encoding type I DNA topoisomerase — translation MGKNLVIVESPAKAKTIENFLGKDFIVKSSMGHVRDLAKSKTTKDSSGIGIDIKNGFKPIYEVLEDKKTIITELKKLAKESEIVWLATDEDREGEAISWHLLETLKINENKTKRIVFHEITKSAILNAIENPRTIDKNLVNAQQARRVLDRLVGFELSPLLWKKVKPSLSAGRVQSVAVRLIVERETEIKDFKIVSSYKITANFDIEKNGQTSVLKAELPNRFQTKEEAINFLKKCLGADFIVDSIETKPAKKSPAPPFTTSTLQQEASRKLGFSVGKTMMIAQQLYESGKITYMRTDSVNLSDMALSTIKDEVISLYGEQYVKIRKYTTKTKGAQEAHEAIRPSYINNQNISGDDAQRRLYDLIWKRTIASQMSDAELEKTNVTIKISTTPEKFIARGEVLKFDGFLKVYMESTDDEEDEAQKDMLPPIKVGELLKLKDILAIEKFSQTPPRYTEASLVKKLEELGIGRPSTYAPTISTIQKRGYVVIEDRPGTTRNYTYISLSKEKISEEIKTEVFGTEKSKIFPTDIGSLVNRFLLQYFDNIIDYNFTASVEKEFDEIAQGMKEWEKVINDFYFPFHKQIEQTNKNSEKVSGEKFLGKDPETGKPVYVKIGKFGPIVQMGETESEEKPRFAGLLKGQSIETITFEEALELFKLPKVIGTFEGTDIIVSVSRFGPYIKHMNGFYSLKKTDNPTTINESRAIEIILEKRTKDSNKLIKEFTENPEVKVLRGRWGIYIAIGKNNYKIPKGTEPEKLSLKDCLEIAETQNKETPVKGKVKSKKQK, via the coding sequence ATGGGAAAAAATCTTGTAATAGTTGAATCTCCTGCTAAAGCGAAGACAATTGAGAATTTTTTAGGGAAAGATTTTATTGTGAAATCAAGTATGGGTCATGTGCGCGACTTGGCAAAAAGCAAAACAACAAAAGATTCTTCAGGTATTGGTATAGATATAAAGAATGGGTTTAAACCCATTTATGAAGTTCTTGAAGATAAAAAAACAATCATAACGGAATTAAAAAAATTAGCTAAAGAATCGGAAATAGTTTGGCTAGCGACTGATGAAGACCGCGAAGGAGAGGCTATTTCATGGCATCTTTTAGAAACATTGAAAATTAATGAAAACAAAACCAAGCGAATTGTTTTTCATGAAATAACCAAATCGGCAATTTTAAATGCTATTGAAAATCCAAGAACTATAGATAAAAATTTGGTTAATGCACAACAAGCCCGCAGGGTACTCGACAGACTGGTAGGTTTTGAACTTTCACCATTGCTATGGAAAAAAGTAAAACCATCTTTATCGGCAGGTCGTGTTCAATCGGTTGCTGTAAGGCTTATTGTTGAAAGAGAAACAGAAATAAAAGATTTCAAAATAGTTTCTTCTTATAAAATTACTGCGAATTTTGATATAGAGAAAAACGGACAAACATCAGTATTGAAAGCAGAATTACCAAACAGGTTTCAAACAAAAGAAGAAGCAATAAATTTTCTGAAAAAATGTTTAGGTGCTGATTTTATTGTTGATTCAATTGAAACAAAGCCTGCTAAAAAATCACCGGCTCCTCCTTTTACTACGTCTACTTTACAACAGGAAGCTTCAAGAAAACTTGGTTTTTCGGTTGGAAAAACCATGATGATAGCCCAACAACTCTATGAATCTGGAAAAATAACATACATGCGTACCGATAGTGTAAATCTTTCGGATATGGCTTTGAGCACAATCAAAGATGAAGTCATTTCGTTGTACGGAGAGCAATATGTGAAGATCAGGAAATATACTACCAAAACAAAAGGTGCGCAGGAGGCTCACGAAGCGATACGTCCTTCTTATATCAATAATCAGAATATTAGCGGCGACGATGCTCAGAGAAGATTGTACGACCTGATATGGAAACGTACCATCGCTTCACAAATGAGTGATGCAGAATTGGAGAAAACCAATGTTACCATAAAAATCTCTACTACTCCCGAAAAATTTATTGCACGTGGCGAAGTACTGAAATTTGATGGATTCCTTAAAGTATACATGGAGTCGACCGATGACGAAGAAGACGAAGCTCAAAAAGATATGCTTCCTCCAATTAAAGTTGGCGAACTTTTAAAGTTAAAAGATATTTTAGCAATTGAAAAATTTTCTCAAACCCCACCTCGTTATACGGAAGCTAGTCTTGTAAAAAAATTGGAAGAACTCGGAATAGGGCGTCCTTCAACATATGCCCCAACGATTAGCACCATTCAGAAACGCGGTTATGTTGTTATTGAAGACAGACCGGGAACTACACGGAATTATACTTATATTTCTCTTAGCAAGGAAAAAATTTCCGAAGAAATTAAAACAGAAGTTTTTGGTACCGAAAAATCAAAAATTTTCCCAACAGATATTGGTAGTTTGGTCAATAGATTTTTACTTCAGTATTTCGATAATATTATTGATTATAATTTTACCGCGAGCGTTGAAAAAGAATTTGACGAAATTGCGCAGGGAATGAAGGAATGGGAAAAAGTGATCAATGATTTTTACTTCCCCTTTCACAAGCAAATAGAACAAACAAATAAAAATTCTGAGAAAGTCAGTGGTGAAAAATTTCTTGGTAAAGATCCGGAAACAGGAAAACCTGTATATGTGAAAATCGGAAAGTTCGGACCTATTGTTCAGATGGGGGAAACAGAAAGTGAAGAAAAACCAAGGTTTGCAGGACTATTAAAAGGACAAAGTATTGAAACAATAACATTTGAAGAAGCACTTGAACTTTTTAAATTACCGAAAGTCATAGGAACGTTTGAAGGTACTGATATCATTGTTTCGGTAAGTCGTTTCGGTCCTTACATAAAACATATGAATGGTTTTTATTCATTGAAGAAAACCGATAATCCTACTACTATTAATGAAAGTCGTGCAATTGAAATTATTCTTGAAAAAAGAACAAAAGATAGCAATAAATTGATAAAAGAATTTACTGAAAATCCAGAAGTAAAAGTTCTTAGGGGGCGATGGGGAATATATATTGCAATTGGGAAGAATAATTATAAAATTCCAAAAGGAACCGAACCCGAAAAGCTTTCACTGAAAGATTGTCTTGAAATAGCAGAAACCCAAAATAAAGAAACTCCGGTTAAAGGTAAAGTAAAATCTAAAAAACAGAAATAA
- a CDS encoding histidinol-phosphatase → MNYFNFHTHTLYCDGKAEPEDYVKEAIEKKMTAIGFTCHSPLPFENGYSIKQNNIGNYINDIRGLQKKYSNKIKVYIGTEFDFVPGMSDDFTVLKNTLMPDYFIASVHLVRNNENKKLWFIDGPEINYSEGIETIFNNNVELAVRTYYEQVTLMVSKLKPDIIGHIDKVKMNNKNRYFTENEEWYKKLVNHLLDTVQKAGSIVEVNTRGIYKKRCESTYPGKEILKEIYIRKIPVTISSDAHLPCELILCFDDTIELLRNIGFKTIKYFTGIDWIDISII, encoded by the coding sequence ATGAATTATTTTAATTTTCACACGCATACATTGTATTGCGATGGGAAAGCAGAACCGGAAGATTACGTTAAAGAAGCTATTGAAAAAAAAATGACGGCTATTGGTTTTACCTGTCATTCGCCATTACCATTTGAAAACGGATATAGTATTAAACAAAATAATATTGGAAATTATATCAATGATATAAGAGGTTTACAAAAAAAGTATTCTAATAAAATTAAAGTTTATATTGGGACTGAATTTGATTTTGTACCGGGTATGTCGGATGATTTTACCGTACTTAAAAATACTTTAATGCCTGATTATTTTATTGCTTCCGTGCATTTGGTAAGAAATAATGAGAATAAGAAATTATGGTTTATTGATGGTCCGGAAATAAATTATTCAGAAGGGATTGAAACAATTTTTAATAATAATGTTGAGCTTGCTGTAAGAACATATTATGAACAAGTTACTTTAATGGTATCTAAATTAAAACCGGATATTATCGGGCATATCGACAAAGTGAAAATGAATAATAAAAACAGATACTTCACAGAAAATGAAGAATGGTATAAAAAACTTGTAAATCATTTACTTGATACTGTTCAAAAAGCTGGAAGTATTGTTGAAGTAAATACCCGTGGTATTTATAAAAAACGCTGTGAATCAACATATCCAGGAAAAGAAATACTTAAAGAAATATATATAAGAAAAATTCCGGTTACAATTAGTTCCGATGCGCATTTACCCTGTGAATTGATTTTATGTTTTGATGATACAATAGAATTATTAAGGAATATAGGATTTAAAACTATAAAATATTTTACAGGAATTGATTGGATAGATATTTCAATTATATAA
- the miaB gene encoding tRNA (N6-isopentenyl adenosine(37)-C2)-methylthiotransferase MiaB → MQKKFIIETYGCQMNFSDSEIVASVMKENNYTPTDNHKEADVIFINTCSIREHAEDRVYKRLREFQSLKKKNPHLIIGVLGCMAERLKENLLEQEKSVDLIVGPDAYRNIPELLNTALHGQKAIDVILSADETYADINPVRLDSKGVSAFISIMRGCENFCSYCVVPYTRGKERSRNPQTIIDEAAGLFEKGYREITLLGQNVNSYKWIENDTTIDFSTLMEKVAGINALLRIRFATSHPKDMSDELLMVIAKYPNICRSIHLPVQSGSSRILKLMNRRYDRKWYMERIEAIHRIVPGCSISTDIICGFCSETDDDHNETLSIMEWAHFDFAYIFKYSERPGTAAAGRLKDDVPEEIKIKRLEEVIQLQQKLSLKNNQNDIGKDFEVLVEGKSKRSKDFMSGRTSQNKVVIFPKMDFKSGDYIKVKIERCTAATLFGEPLNMQE, encoded by the coding sequence ATGCAAAAAAAATTTATTATCGAGACTTATGGTTGCCAGATGAATTTTTCCGATAGTGAAATTGTAGCTTCGGTAATGAAAGAAAATAATTATACTCCAACTGATAACCATAAAGAAGCGGATGTAATCTTCATCAACACCTGCTCAATCCGCGAACATGCTGAAGACCGCGTATATAAACGATTAAGGGAGTTTCAATCGCTGAAGAAAAAAAATCCTCACCTGATAATTGGTGTTCTGGGTTGTATGGCTGAACGCCTGAAAGAAAATTTACTGGAACAGGAAAAATCAGTCGATTTAATTGTTGGACCTGATGCTTACAGAAACATTCCTGAGCTTTTAAATACTGCACTGCATGGGCAAAAAGCCATTGATGTAATTTTATCAGCCGACGAAACCTATGCCGATATAAATCCTGTACGTCTTGACAGTAAAGGCGTTTCAGCATTTATTTCCATAATGCGGGGTTGCGAAAATTTTTGTTCTTATTGCGTAGTCCCTTATACACGCGGAAAAGAAAGAAGCCGGAATCCACAAACCATCATCGATGAAGCAGCAGGTTTATTTGAAAAAGGCTATCGCGAAATTACTTTACTCGGACAAAATGTAAATTCATATAAATGGATTGAAAACGATACAACTATTGATTTTTCTACACTTATGGAAAAAGTTGCCGGTATAAACGCATTGTTACGCATACGTTTTGCCACTTCTCACCCTAAAGATATGTCGGATGAATTATTAATGGTTATCGCAAAATATCCGAATATTTGCCGTTCCATACATTTGCCAGTACAATCGGGAAGCAGCAGGATTTTAAAATTAATGAACCGTCGTTATGACAGAAAATGGTATATGGAACGTATAGAAGCAATACACCGCATCGTTCCCGGTTGTAGCATTTCAACCGATATTATTTGTGGTTTTTGTTCCGAAACAGATGACGACCATAATGAAACATTATCTATTATGGAATGGGCACATTTTGATTTTGCTTACATATTCAAATATTCCGAAAGACCCGGCACTGCCGCTGCAGGAAGATTAAAGGATGATGTTCCCGAAGAAATAAAAATAAAACGACTGGAAGAAGTGATACAACTACAGCAAAAACTTTCACTGAAAAATAATCAAAATGACATTGGGAAAGATTTTGAAGTATTGGTTGAAGGAAAATCAAAACGATCAAAAGATTTTATGTCAGGCAGAACAAGCCAGAATAAAGTAGTTATTTTTCCGAAAATGGATTTTAAAAGTGGCGATTATATAAAAGTTAAAATTGAACGATGCACCGCTGCTACATTATTTGGCGAACCTTTAAATATGCAGGAATAA